In one window of Rhizobium sp. EC-SD404 DNA:
- the cysC gene encoding adenylyl-sulfate kinase → LLGIRHIVLAVNKIDLVDFSQERFEAIRRDYEAFAASLGFRSIVAIPLSARFGDNVIAPSANMPWYGGPSLLGHLETVNVDDDLAGKPFRFPVQFVSRPHLNFRGFQGQVASGRIAVGDTVAVAKSGVTTRIKRIVTMAHDGTDCDLEEARDGQSVTLVLADEVDCSRGDILSTATERPSAADQFGCDIIWLSEHPLFAGRSYLLRTETQSINATITEIKASIDINTFVHIATKSISINEIGKCNISTQQRLVFDTYEENRATGSFVLIDRISNETVAAGLIRHPLRRAENIHWQALDIDRIARARQKKQQATVFWFTGLSGSGKSTIANFVEKRMHLEGRHTFILDGDNVRHGLNRDLGFTEADRVENIRRVAEVAKLMADAGLIVLVSFISPFRAEREMARQVIGPNEFVEIYVDTPFDECARRDPKGLYKKAFAGQLKNFTGIDSPYQPPLNPEIHLQTVQHSIEELVQQVYEYFEMHNGI, encoded by the coding sequence CGCTGCTCGGCATCCGCCACATCGTGCTGGCCGTGAACAAGATCGACCTGGTCGATTTTTCGCAGGAGCGCTTCGAGGCGATCCGGCGCGACTACGAGGCATTTGCCGCTTCGCTGGGTTTCCGCTCTATCGTGGCGATTCCGCTCTCGGCCCGCTTCGGCGACAATGTGATCGCGCCGTCGGCGAACATGCCCTGGTATGGCGGGCCGTCTTTGCTCGGTCACCTCGAAACGGTGAATGTCGACGACGATCTCGCCGGCAAGCCGTTCCGTTTCCCCGTCCAGTTCGTCAGCCGGCCGCATCTGAACTTTCGCGGCTTCCAGGGCCAGGTCGCCTCGGGCCGTATCGCCGTCGGCGACACGGTCGCGGTTGCGAAATCCGGCGTTACGACGCGGATCAAGCGCATCGTCACCATGGCGCATGACGGCACCGACTGCGATCTCGAAGAAGCGCGTGACGGACAGAGCGTCACCCTAGTGCTGGCCGACGAGGTAGACTGCTCGCGCGGCGACATACTCTCGACCGCTACCGAGCGACCATCCGCAGCCGACCAATTCGGCTGTGATATCATTTGGCTTTCTGAACACCCGCTTTTCGCCGGCCGGTCCTACCTGCTTCGGACTGAAACACAATCGATCAATGCGACAATTACAGAAATAAAGGCGAGTATTGATATCAATACATTCGTTCATATAGCGACTAAATCGATTTCGATTAACGAAATCGGCAAATGTAACATTTCGACACAACAGCGGTTGGTATTTGACACCTATGAAGAGAACAGGGCTACTGGCTCGTTTGTCCTGATAGATAGAATAAGCAACGAAACTGTCGCGGCCGGCCTAATCCGTCACCCGTTGAGGCGCGCGGAAAACATTCATTGGCAGGCGCTAGACATTGATCGCATCGCTCGTGCGCGTCAGAAAAAGCAGCAAGCGACCGTATTTTGGTTCACTGGACTATCGGGCTCCGGCAAATCGACTATTGCCAATTTTGTTGAAAAACGAATGCATTTAGAAGGACGCCATACCTTTATCCTTGATGGCGACAATGTTCGACATGGTCTCAATCGCGATCTCGGCTTCACGGAGGCCGATCGCGTCGAAAACATCCGCCGCGTCGCTGAAGTTGCAAAATTAATGGCCGACGCCGGTCTTATTGTGCTTGTTTCGTTCATCTCACCGTTCCGGGCGGAGCGTGAAATGGCTCGTCAGGTTATTGGTCCTAACGAGTTCGTTGAGATTTATGTCGATACGCCATTCGACGAATGTGCCCGGCGTGATCCCAAAGGGTTGTACAAAAAGGCTTTCGCTGGTCAGCTCAAAAACTTCACCGGTATCGACTCACCATATCAGCCCCCCCTCAACCCCGAAATACACCTACAAACAGTGCAGCACTCGATCGAAGAGCTGGTTCAGCAGGTCTACGAATATTTTGAAATGCACAATGGTATCTGA
- the cysQ gene encoding 3'(2'),5'-bisphosphate nucleotidase CysQ, with the protein MDELVLTTDHGRSLLRSIEDAALVAAAMIMQQRHRGVTVQLKSDQSPVSTADVEAERAICTMLERQHPLIPIVAEERASSGQIANDLGDTFFLVDPLDGTKEFLAGRTDFTVNIALIIKGSPVAGAIISPALGRMYSGLRGSEASTVEIDVNSLDWRGNSKPLIVRSPSKMEIAVASRSHRCFETDEFIKRKGVQKVVSAGSSLKFCMIAEGLADVYPRFGRTMEWDTAAGDAILRAAGGRTVDTSGRDLIYGKRHDGTTNDFANPAFIAIGADYPL; encoded by the coding sequence ATGGACGAGCTAGTGCTAACCACCGACCATGGGAGATCTCTCCTTAGGTCAATTGAAGATGCCGCGTTGGTAGCAGCTGCAATGATCATGCAGCAGCGCCACCGAGGCGTGACCGTTCAACTAAAGTCCGACCAATCACCCGTTTCTACGGCCGATGTGGAGGCTGAACGCGCCATATGCACGATGCTCGAACGACAACATCCATTAATACCCATTGTGGCCGAAGAACGAGCTTCAAGCGGCCAGATTGCGAATGATCTTGGTGATACCTTCTTCCTCGTCGATCCACTTGACGGGACCAAGGAGTTTCTTGCAGGCCGAACCGATTTCACGGTTAACATCGCTTTGATCATAAAAGGCTCGCCCGTGGCTGGAGCAATCATCTCACCCGCCTTGGGACGAATGTACTCTGGGTTACGGGGATCTGAAGCTTCCACCGTGGAGATAGACGTCAATAGCTTGGATTGGCGCGGAAACTCCAAGCCGCTCATCGTTAGATCACCGAGTAAGATGGAGATTGCCGTCGCAAGCAGATCCCATCGATGTTTCGAGACCGACGAGTTCATTAAGCGGAAGGGCGTGCAGAAAGTTGTTTCTGCAGGGTCATCCTTAAAATTCTGTATGATCGCTGAGGGGCTAGCCGATGTTTATCCCCGTTTCGGGCGTACCATGGAATGGGATACAGCAGCCGGCGACGCAATCCTTCGGGCCGCTGGTGGACGGACAGTCGATACCTCAGGACGAGATTTAATTTACGGAAAGCGCCATGACGGGACGACCAATGATTTCGCCAATCCCGCCTTTATCGCAATAGGGGCCGACTATCCCCTATGA